A window of Oryza glaberrima chromosome 2, OglaRS2, whole genome shotgun sequence genomic DNA:
AACCACGAAAGGGTAAGGTGACGCAAGCGCTACGCCATGGTGAGGTCACGCGGAGGAGGGGGCGCATGCAGGCGCGCAGCTGCCGCCATCGGCATGCAGTGACATCGTGGTGCAAACTGCAGGGGACGTCAGGTCGATGGGACACTGCACGCACGTAGATCTCGCGGGTCGCCGCCCGGCGGATCGGCTGCGGGGCACATCGACCGATCACACGTCGGGCAGGGGCGTATGCGTATGTATGTGCGGCGGCCACCCAAAAATGTCAACCTgggccgcgcggcgccggcgaccgggCAACTTCCGGCCGCCGGGCCGAGCACCGAGTGGCAGTCGACACCACGCCGACGACGCATCACGCATGTACGTGCGTAGGCGGTAGTGCGATACAAGCTAGCTTCgttttcatactttcatggcTGACAAGTGTGTCTGGCACTGTATAATGTGCCTGGTATCCTCAAGGGGCCTTGATCAGTTGATCGTTCGGAGTGTCAAATCACACGCTAGCTTTGAGTGTTGTTGCTTAGTTTTATTCTCGTCTAAACCTCGCCAAATAAAGAAAGCGTTTTCAGGAGGATGCTTTTGTGTAGTGTAGCCTTTCTATCCCTTGATTGGTCCACGCACGGTTTAGAACTTTTAGATCATGGTATGTTCTGAATACTACTCCACTAAAGTGCTACTTTATCCAGACTGGAGATAAATCTGATGAGCTTGGCTCCAGGCTCTCTGCTGTGTGTCATCATTTGAACAAATCCATGTATTCAACCAAGCTCGTTTTAAAAGAACTTTCTCaagagcaaaaaagaaaaaaaatggactaAGATTTTGATGTTTGCTCATAAGGGATGGATTCCCCGAAATGAAGTGAACTGCAACTGCTTGAACACTTTCTACATTTTTAATCACAAAACACACCAAAccatttcttctcttcttcattgTCAACAAATATGCATGCTTGTCATGGACGAATTCAATATAGGAAAACAAAGAAGAGTGAAAGAAGAAGATATGAATCTCAACTTCACGGCCAATCTAATTCTACTCACGGACGTAAACTCTCCTGTCAGGATCAGGATCACATCCACACATCTTGATCAAAGCCAACGTCAGAGCATTGGTCGAAATCGATGCCAATGGCGCTGcagccgccatcgtcgccgcagGCAGACAATAAGCCAGCCCAGTCAATGTCAAGAATGGCATCCACCTCGAAGAGGCCGGGCCAGTCCACGTCCGCGCCGGGTGtcgcggcggaggccgaggcggaCGAGGAGCATGACGACGACACGGCGGAGGCGGATGAAGCAGCGCAAGCGACGCCCTGTGGCTGGGCGCTCGTcggcgtctcctcctcctcctccttgtcgtcGGCACCGGTGCCGCCGGAGACGGACGgttcctgctgctgcttcagGGGATCAGGCTGAGCGAGTGACATCACCGGCCGGTGAGTGACGGGATCAAGGCCCatcttcttgagcttcttcttGATGTGGGTGTTCCAGTGgttcttgatctcgttgtccGTCCTCCCGGGGAGCCGTGCCGCAATCTTGGACCATCTGTACGCACGCACGCGACGCACAAAAACACCATGAGATTTTGGATCGAGTGGCGGCATGCATGCGGCAGCATCTGATTTTGGAGGCATTGT
This region includes:
- the LOC127763473 gene encoding MYB-like transcription factor ODO1, whose protein sequence is MGRQPCCEKVGLKKGPWTADEDQKLVTFLLSNGHCCWRLVPKLAGLLRCGKSCRLRWTNYLRPDLKRGLLSEEEEKLVIDLHEQLGNRWSKIAARLPGRTDNEIKNHWNTHIKKKLKKMGLDPVTHRPVMSLAQPDPLKQQQEPSVSGGTGADDKEEEEETPTSAQPQGVACAASSASAVSSSCSSSASASAATPGADVDWPGLFEVDAILDIDWAGLLSACGDDGGCSAIGIDFDQCSDVGFDQDVWM